The following are from one region of the Osmerus mordax isolate fOsmMor3 chromosome 1, fOsmMor3.pri, whole genome shotgun sequence genome:
- the srgap2 gene encoding LOW QUALITY PROTEIN: SLIT-ROBO Rho GTPase-activating protein 2 (The sequence of the model RefSeq protein was modified relative to this genomic sequence to represent the inferred CDS: inserted 1 base in 1 codon; deleted 1 base in 1 codon) has protein sequence MTSPAKFRKDKEIVAEYETQVKEIRAQLVEQLRCLDQQCELRVQVLQDLQDFFRKKAEIEMDYSRNLEKLAERFLTKTRSTKDHQLKKEQSVLSPVNCWXLLLVQVKRESRDHATLSDLYLNNIIPRFAQVSEDSGRLFKKSKEVGVQLQEDLMKVLNELYTVMKTYHMYNTDSMNAESKLKEAEKQEEKQMGRSGRQDDRQTPRSPDTLANVKTEEKHVRRSSVKKIEKMKEKRQAKYTENKLKAIKARNEYLLALEATNSCVFKYYIHDLSDIIDCCDLGYHASMHRALRTYLSAELNVEASKHQGLESLEGAAESLEPSGDKQRLMETYNNVFCPPVRFDFQSHMGDMMGVVCAQPPLEGELLQRCQQLQSRLSTLTIENEEVKKTMEATLCTIQDMVTVEDYDVSECFHHSNSMESVKSTVSESYLSKPSLAKRRANQQETEQFYFTKLKEFLEGRNLITKLEAKHDLIQKTLGESQKTDCCLASGRRNSAVRKQDSGQVIPLMVESCIRFISRHGLQHEGIFRVSGSQVEVNDIKNAFERGEDPLAGDQNDHDMDSIAGVLKLYFRGLDHALFPKEVFHDLISCVSMESLQERAVHIRKVLMSLPSNTLIIMRYLFAFLNHLSQYSEDNMMDPYNLAICFGPTLMSVPEGNDQVSCQAHVNELIKTIIIHHHGIFPGARDLQGPVYTHPGATEDYCENPHGEPPLVVEPAPEAGSEIHNTDDGSLVISESDPIEAIARFDYSGRTNRELSFKKGASLLLFQRASEEWWEGRHNGMDGLVPHQYIVVQDMPDGGRGSPRADGETREMLEERVSTRVIAASPTGAHVADIYLANLNKMRKRPESGSIRRTFRGSESECSSPGAAGGGVRTASLPVGGALVKEGGDKRPVSAHSILNSVTRHSSLKTKVESPQFRKATTAGRSKSFSNHRPLDPEVIAQVEHSSQDIEAAMSSPLTELRELERQSGGKHTHTPDVVLDTLEQLKGVCGGGGGGASEPSSPLHSRLLRDSEGGSGHAHPLQRSASSASDVPSSFRPSKSQPRSPLPSSTSPSLSSSSLSSSVPSFREVRPPATRPKPVVFPKGGGGGGSPAMGSPTSTVPPTPPPPPPPHSHSLSHTPPPPQANDKSCPV, from the exons agatCCGCGCCCAGCTGGTGGAGCAGCTCCGCTGTCTGGACCAGCAGTGTGAGCTGAGGGTGCAGGTGCTGCAGGACCTGCAGGACTTCTTCCGGAAGAAGGCCGAGATCGAGATGGACTACAGCCGCAACCTGGAGAAGCTGGCCGAGCGCTTCCTCACCAAGACCCGCAGCACCAAGGACCACCAGCTCAA GAAGGAGCAGAGTGTGTTGTCTCCAGTGAACTGCT ACCTGCTGCTGGttcaggtgaagagggagagcagggaccaCGCCACTCTGTCAGACCTCTAC CTCAACAACATCATCCCTCGCTTCGCCCAGGTCAGCGAGGACTCTGGACGCCTCTTCaagaag agtaaAGAAGTTGGTGTGCAGCTACAAGAGGATCTGATGAAAGTTCTTAACGAGCTCTACACA gtgatgAAGACCTACCACATGTACAACACAGACAGCATGAACGCTGAGTCCAAGCTGAAGGAGgcggagaagcaggaggagaagcagatgggCCGCTCTGGTCGCCAGGACGACAGGCAGACGCCGCGGTCACCTGACACCCTGGCCAACGTGAAGACTGAGGAGAAACACGTCAGGCGCTCCAGCGTCAAGAAGATcgagaagatgaaggagaag AGGCAGGCCAAGTACACAGAGAACAAGCTGAAAGCCATCAAGGCCAGGAATGAGTATCTCCTGGCCCTGGAGGCCACCAACAGCTGTGTCTTCAAGTACTACATCCACGATCTCTCCGACATCATAGAC TGCTGTGACCTGGGCTACCACGCCAGCATGCACCGCGCCCTGCGGACCTACCTGTCTGCTGAGCTCAACGTGGAGGCGTCTAAGCACCAGGGTCTGGAGAGCCTGGAGGGGGCGGCGGAGAGCCTGGAGCCCAGCGGAGACAAGCAGAGGCTGATGGAGACCTACAACAACGTCTTCTGCCCCCCCGTCCGCTTCGACTTTCAGTCCCACATGGGAGAcatg atgggtgtggtgtgtgcccAGCCGCCCCTGGAGGGAGAGCTGCTCCAGAGGTGTCAGCAGCTGCAGTCtcgcctctccaccctcaccataGAGAACGAGGAG gtGAAGAAGACCATGGAGGCCACTCTCTGCACCATCCAGGACATGGTGACGGTGGAGGACTATGATGTCAGCGAGTGTTTCCACCACAGCAACAGCATGGAGTCTGTCAAGTCCACCGTCAGCGAATCCTATCTCAGCAAGCCCAGCCTGGCCAAGCGACGGGCCAATCAGCAGGAGACTGAGCAGTTCTACTTCACG AAATTGAAGGAGTTTCTGGAGGGCAGGAACCTGATCACTAAACTGGAGGCCAAGCATGACCTCATCCAGAAGACCCTGGGAGaga gtCAGAAGACTGACTGTTGCCTTGCCAG CGGAAGGAGGAACTCCGCTGTGCGGAAGCAG gactCGGGTCAGGTCATCCCTCTGATGGTGGAAAGCTGCATCCGCTTCATCAGTCGCCATG gtcTTCAGCATGAGGGCATTTTCAGGGTGTCCGGCTCTCAGGTGGAGGTCAATGACATCAAGAATGCCTTTGAGAGAG GTGAGGATCCACTGGCGGGTGATCAGAATGATCATGACATGGACTCCATCGCTGGCGTTCTAAAGCTCTACTTCAGAGGGCTCGACCATGCCCTCTTTCCCAAGGAAGTCTTCCATGACCTCATATCCTGTGTCT CGATGGAGAGTCTTCAGGAAAGGGCGGTACACATCAGGAAGGTTCTGATGTCGTTGCCCAGCAACACGCTCATTATCATGAGATACCTGTTTGCTTTCCTCAACCA cctgtcCCAGTACAGTGAGGACAACATGATGGACCCCTACAACCTGGCCATCTGCTTTGGCCCCACACTCATGTCTGTCCCCGAGGGCAACGACCAGGTGTCCTGCCAGGCCCATGTCAACGAGCTCATCAAGACCATCATCATCCACCACCATGGCATCTTCCCAGGGGCCCGCGACCTCCAGGGGcccgtatacacacacccaggggCCACCGAGGACTACTG TGAGAATCCCCACGGTGAGCCCCCCCTAGTGGTGGAACCTGCCCCTGAAGCTGGCTCTGAAATCCACAACACTGATGATG GCTCCTTGGTCATTTCAGAATCGGACCCAATCGAGGCCATTGCTCGCTTCGACTACTCAGGACGGACCAATCGGGAGTTGTCGTTTAAGAAGGGCGCGTCTCTCCTTCTGTTCCAAAGAGCTTCAGAAGAATGGTGGGAGGGGAGACACAATGGGATGGACGGGCTGGTCCCTCACCAGTACATAGTGGTGCAGGACAT gccTGATGGAGGCAGGGGCAGTCCCAGGGCTGATGGGGAGACCAGGGAgatgctggaggagagggtgtcCACTAGGGTCATTGCTGCCTCTCCTACTGGAGCACACGTAGCTGATATCTACCTGGCCAACCTCAATAA gATGAGAAAGAGACCAGAGTCTGGAAGTATACGTAGAACCTTCCGGGGCTCTGAGAGCGAGTGCTCTTCTCCCGGGGCTgcgggtgggggtgtgaggACCGCCTCTCTTCCTGTGGGAGGGGCTCTGGTGAAGGAGGGCGGAGACAAACGACCAGTCAGCGCCCACAGCATCCTCAACTCTGTGACTCGACACTCCTCCCTCAAGACCAAG GTGGAGAGCCCGCAGTTCCGCAAGGCAACCACAGCAGGGCGCTCTAAGAGCTTCAGTAACCACAGACCTCTGGACCCTGAGGTTATAGCCCAGGTGGAACACAGCTCCCAG GACATAGAGGCAGCGATGAGCTCTCCCCTGACTGagctgagagagctggagagacagagcggtggcaagcacacccacacccccgaCGTGGTCCTGGACACCCTGGAGCagctgaagggtgtgtgtggtgggggagggggcggggcttctGAGCCCTCCAGTCCCCTCCACTCCCGTCTGCTGCGGGACAGCGAGGGGGGGTCTGGCCACGCCCACCCCCTCCAACGCAGCGCGTCCTCAGCCAGCGACGTGCCCTCCTCCTTCCGGCCCTCCAAGAGCCAGCCTAGgagccccctgccctcctccacctccccctctctctcctcctcctccctctcctcctctgtgcccTCCTTCAGGGAGGTGCGCCCCCCGGCCACGAGGCCCAAGCCTGTGGTCTTCCCCAAgggagggggcggtgggggcAGCCCGGCTATGGGCTCCCCCACCTCCACggtgccccccacccctccccctccgccccccccgcactcacactctctgtcccaCACGCCTCCGCCCCCTCAGGCTAACGACAAGTCCTGCCCAGTCTAG